In one Myxocyprinus asiaticus isolate MX2 ecotype Aquarium Trade chromosome 29, UBuf_Myxa_2, whole genome shotgun sequence genomic region, the following are encoded:
- the LOC127420149 gene encoding somatostatin-1B-like, producing the protein MQFLATLVSLLLVLYSVRAAAVLPVEERNLVHSRELSKERKELILKMISGLLDEVDNSMLAGEIAPAPLEMEEPLESRLEERAIYNRLSQLPQRDRKAPCKNFFWKTFTSC; encoded by the exons ATGCAGTTTTTGGCAACCCTAGTGTCTCTTTTGCTGGTGCTGTACAGTGTGAGAGCAGCTGCCGTGCTTCCAGTGGAGGAGAGGAACCTAGTGCACAGTAGG GAACTAAGTAAAGAGCGTAAGGAGCTGATCCTAAAGATGATTTCTGGGCTGCTGGATGAAGTAGATAACAGCATGCTTGCTGGGGAGATAGCACCAGCCCCTCTGGAGATGGAGGAGCCCCTTGAGTCCCGTCTGGAAGAAAGGGCCATCTACAACCGGTTATCACAGCTGCCACAGCGCGACCGAAAAGCCCCCTGCAAAAACTTCTTCTGGAAGACCTTCACATCGTGCTAA